In the Armatimonadota bacterium genome, TGCGGGTCCGGTTCCGGGGCATGGCGTGCGTGGCCGGGTGGTGCGCCCTGCGATAGACTGAAAGCAAGGAGGGAGTCTCATGGCAGCAGATGTCGTGATCGTCGGCGCTGCGCGCACCCCGATCGGGCGGTTCATGGGCGGCCTGAGCACGGTGGCCGCGCCGCGGTTGGGTGCCGTGGCCATCGCCGAGGCCGTCCGCCGCGCGGGCGTCTCGCCCGCGGCGGTCAGCGAGGTCATCATGGGCAACGTGCTGAGCGCCGGCCTGGGGCAGGCACCGGCACGGCAGGCCGCCCTCGCCGCCGGGCTGCCCGAGACGGTCCCGGCCACCACGGTCAACAAGATGTGCGGCTCGGGGCTGAAGGCGGTGATGCTCGGCGCGCAGGCCATCGCTGCCGGCGACGCCGAGGTCGTGGTGGCCGGCGGCATGGAGAACATGAGCGCCGCGCCCTTCCTGGCCGAGCGCGCTCGCACGGGGTACCGGCTGGGCGACGGTACGCTGGTCGACGTGATCCTGCGCGACGGCCTCGTCGACGCCTACCACAAGATCCACATGGGCAACTGCGCCGAACTCCTGGCCCGCACCCACAGGATCTCGCGCGAAGACCAGGACGCCTACGCCGCGGAGAGCTACCGCCGGGCGCTGGCGGCCATGGCCTCGGGCGCCGCCGGCGCCGAGATCGTGCCGGTGCCCGTCGACGGCGCCGCCCCGGTGGCCGAGGACGAGGAGCCGCGGCGCGTGCAGTTCGAGAAGATTCCGCAGCTCAAGCCGGCCTTCGAGTCCGGCGGGACCGTCACGGCGGCGAACGCCAGCAGCATCAGCGACGGAGCCGCGGCGGTCGTGCTGGCGTCGGGCGAGGCCGCCCGACGGCTGGGGCTGCGGCCCCTGGCGCGCGTGGTGGGCCAGGCCGGCGCCGCCATGGCGCCCGAGTGGTTCACCATCGCGCCGGCGCATGCCATCCGCGCGCTGCTGCGCAAGGTGGACTGGAGCCTCGAGGCGGTCGACCTGTTCGAGATCAACGAGGCGTTCGCCGCGGTGGTGCTCGGGGTGACGCGAGAGCTGGGCCTCGACCTGCAGCGCGTGAACGTGCGGGGCGGCGCCGTGGCCCTGGGCCACCCCATCGGTGCCAGCGGCGCGCGCATCCTCACCACGTTGCTGTACGCCATGGAGGAGCGGGGCGCGCGCCGCGGCGTCGCGGCGGTGTGCCTGGCCGGCGGCGAAGCGGTCGCCCTGGCGGTGGAGCGGCCGGACTAGTTGACGCCAGTGTGGGGCACTGCATAGAATGAAAGCCCCGTCTCCGACGGGCGCTGCCGCACGGCCCGGTCGACTGAAGCGATGGAACGAGACCGGCGCCCAAGCGCGGCAGGCGTTCCGCGAGCGGGTGGGCGGCGCGGTCGCGACGGCCAGCGGTGCCCGGACGTGCTCCGGGTCAGCTGGCGGCGGCCGCGCTCGCGTGTCTGCGCGGTGCTCGCCCGCGCCCGGACGTCTGCGCGCGCTGCGCTACTGTTGGGGTGTCGACGCGGGCCGGGCGTAGCGGAACGGCTCGAGCCCCGGGCGGGCGGGCAGGCGCAGGCGCTGGTGGGCCTGCACGCCGACGCGCAGCCCCACCGCGCGCAGTCCCTCGGCGAACCCGCCGCGAATCGCCAGGGCCGCCTGCAGCGCGGCCGGATCGCCGATGGCCTCGATCACGTACGGCGCCGTCGTGCTCTTGCCATCCACCGTGATCGTCCGGTCGAGCTGGCGGATGG is a window encoding:
- a CDS encoding acetyl-CoA C-acyltransferase — protein: MAADVVIVGAARTPIGRFMGGLSTVAAPRLGAVAIAEAVRRAGVSPAAVSEVIMGNVLSAGLGQAPARQAALAAGLPETVPATTVNKMCGSGLKAVMLGAQAIAAGDAEVVVAGGMENMSAAPFLAERARTGYRLGDGTLVDVILRDGLVDAYHKIHMGNCAELLARTHRISREDQDAYAAESYRRALAAMASGAAGAEIVPVPVDGAAPVAEDEEPRRVQFEKIPQLKPAFESGGTVTAANASSISDGAAAVVLASGEAARRLGLRPLARVVGQAGAAMAPEWFTIAPAHAIRALLRKVDWSLEAVDLFEINEAFAAVVLGVTRELGLDLQRVNVRGGAVALGHPIGASGARILTTLLYAMEERGARRGVAAVCLAGGEAVALAVERPD